A single window of Halobacterium jilantaiense DNA harbors:
- a CDS encoding small ribosomal subunit Rsm22 family protein has protein sequence MPVDRDAVLDAAKYLRGVRPLDPAELREYVEGQPRDAVVRQVLREHATELALVERSDGTFVPAPEEPVRPSFHGVNALPERYDRAVEDLLVAEYGAEWYRAESGDRLRETIRRFKDDYYRRNPVEYDREVALGYAVYHLAGYYAAAQYVLAELARDGLLSGTLRVLDLGAGVGGPALGLFDFLPEDALVEYHAVEPSAAADVLDELLAETPRNVHATIHRETAEAFEPEGEYDLVFACSVLSELDDAESVVRKYLDHLADDGTFLGLAPADKHTSTHLRGVERAVEDDPATVYGPTPRLWPGRRPSDRGWTFDEQPAVETPTVQARLADASQDPGEFRHTDVRYSYSLLRLDGRRQHEVELSGDRLLALGDVDDRVTDRADVVAAKVSRNLSEGEDANPVFKLSDGSEDTDCYAVLVRPTSLNRDVAAAEYGDLLSVEDALVLWNDDEEAYNFVFDEETVVDRA, from the coding sequence CGTCCTCGACGCCGCGAAGTACCTGCGGGGCGTGCGGCCGCTGGACCCGGCCGAACTCCGGGAGTACGTCGAGGGGCAGCCCCGGGACGCCGTCGTCCGGCAGGTGCTCCGCGAGCACGCGACGGAACTGGCACTCGTGGAGCGCAGCGACGGCACGTTCGTGCCTGCGCCCGAGGAGCCGGTGCGGCCGTCGTTCCACGGCGTGAACGCGCTCCCGGAGCGCTACGACCGCGCGGTCGAGGACCTGCTCGTCGCCGAGTACGGCGCTGAGTGGTACCGGGCGGAGAGCGGCGACCGCTTGCGGGAGACCATCCGGCGGTTCAAGGACGACTACTACCGCCGGAACCCCGTCGAGTACGACCGCGAGGTCGCGCTCGGGTACGCGGTCTACCACCTCGCTGGCTACTACGCGGCCGCCCAGTACGTGCTCGCTGAACTCGCGAGAGACGGCCTGCTGTCTGGGACGCTGCGCGTGCTGGACCTCGGCGCGGGCGTCGGTGGGCCCGCGCTCGGGCTCTTCGACTTCCTGCCCGAGGACGCGCTCGTGGAGTACCACGCCGTGGAGCCGAGCGCCGCCGCGGACGTCCTCGACGAACTGCTGGCGGAGACGCCGCGGAACGTCCACGCGACGATTCACCGGGAGACGGCGGAGGCCTTCGAGCCCGAGGGCGAGTACGACCTCGTGTTCGCGTGCTCGGTGCTCTCGGAGCTGGACGACGCCGAGTCGGTCGTGCGCAAGTATCTCGACCACCTCGCGGACGACGGGACGTTCCTGGGGCTCGCGCCCGCGGACAAGCACACGAGCACGCACCTCCGCGGGGTCGAACGCGCCGTCGAGGACGACCCCGCGACGGTGTACGGGCCGACGCCGCGCCTGTGGCCGGGCCGCCGTCCGAGCGACCGCGGCTGGACGTTCGACGAGCAGCCCGCGGTCGAGACGCCGACGGTGCAGGCGCGGCTGGCCGACGCCAGCCAGGACCCGGGCGAGTTCCGGCACACCGACGTCCGGTACTCGTACTCGCTGCTGCGGCTGGACGGCCGCCGCCAGCACGAGGTCGAACTCTCGGGTGACCGCCTGCTGGCGCTCGGGGACGTCGACGACCGCGTGACCGACCGGGCCGACGTCGTCGCCGCGAAGGTCTCCCGGAACCTCTCCGAGGGCGAGGACGCCAACCCCGTGTTCAAGCTGAGCGACGGCAGCGAGGACACGGACTGTTACGCTGTCCTCGTGCGCCCCACGTCGCTGAACCGGGACGTGGCGGCCGCCGAGTATGGCGACCTGCTCTCCGTCGAGGACGCCCTCGTGCTGTGGAACGACGACGAGGAGGCGTACAACTTCGTGTTCGACGAGGAGACCGTCGTCGACCGGGCCTGA
- a CDS encoding Lrp/AsnC family transcriptional regulator gives MTLEGLDDLDRTILHSLQADARGTSSQDIADEAGVSASTVRNRISRLEERGIITGYHADVDYEQAGYQLYTLIVCTAPVPRREELAAEAVDVPGVVRVEEVMTGAENVHVFAVGRDSDDLSRIGRDLDDLGLEVADEDILRSVHSGPFEGFDTKNES, from the coding sequence ATGACTCTGGAAGGCCTCGACGACCTCGACCGGACGATTCTGCACTCACTCCAGGCCGACGCGCGCGGCACCTCCTCGCAGGACATCGCCGACGAGGCGGGGGTCTCGGCGAGCACGGTCCGGAACCGCATCAGCCGCCTCGAGGAGCGCGGCATCATCACGGGCTACCACGCGGACGTGGACTACGAGCAGGCGGGCTACCAGCTGTACACGCTCATCGTCTGTACGGCCCCGGTGCCGCGACGCGAGGAGCTGGCGGCCGAGGCGGTCGACGTCCCCGGCGTGGTGCGCGTCGAGGAGGTGATGACGGGGGCCGAGAACGTCCACGTGTTCGCGGTCGGCCGGGACAGCGACGACCTCAGCCGTATCGGCCGGGACCTCGACGACCTCGGGCTGGAGGTCGCCGACGAGGACATCCTCCGGAGCGTCCACTCCGGCCCGTTCGAGGGGTTCGACACCAAAAACGAATCGTAA
- a CDS encoding NAD-binding protein: protein MTRPRDTTDAPRLPTDGTIFVVEGGAVGHEVATRLSASGKSVTHVTTTPQTDAAPSFDVHVTETLAADSLDAAGLRDASAVVILGSDDARNFLVAQLAHARFGVDRVVARVDDPDRKPLFERQGVDVVCATQAIAHTAVELW, encoded by the coding sequence ATGACCAGACCACGAGACACCACCGACGCGCCCCGACTGCCGACCGACGGGACCATCTTCGTCGTCGAGGGCGGGGCCGTCGGCCACGAGGTGGCGACCCGGCTGTCGGCGTCGGGCAAGTCGGTGACCCACGTCACAACCACCCCACAGACCGACGCGGCACCGAGTTTCGACGTCCACGTCACCGAGACGCTGGCGGCGGACTCACTCGACGCAGCCGGCCTCCGCGACGCTAGCGCGGTTGTCATCCTCGGCTCCGACGACGCCCGGAACTTCCTCGTCGCCCAGCTCGCTCATGCGCGCTTCGGCGTCGACCGGGTGGTTGCCCGCGTCGACGACCCGGACCGCAAACCGCTGTTCGAGCGCCAGGGCGTCGACGTCGTCTGCGCGACCCAGGCCATCGCACACACGGCCGTCGAACTGTGGTGA